DNA from Castor canadensis chromosome 3, mCasCan1.hap1v2, whole genome shotgun sequence:
CTCTGGATTTCCCCTAAAATGACATGAAACTCATGCCCGACTGTCCCTGCCTCTTCCCCTCCCAGTCTTCATAGCCTGAACCCATGAGAGCTTTTCCATTACATTGCCTTTTCCTTTCACTGGGGACCATTCTGTTTGGAGGGAAAGTAAGAGCTCCCTAGCAGCCAAGGACCACACATGGGGGAAAGCTTCTACTAAGCTAAAGAGGACAAAGGGTGAGAAGGGAAAGGAACAGGAGAAACAAAGTGGATCGGGCTACATTAGGATAcaggacaggagccaggaggaggCATACAAAGAGCAAAGAGGAGAAACTGGGTTGGAGGACCTGGAAGCTTTCTTAAGGAGAGGTGTTtggcaaggggattggactttgatcatatgatgaggtgagagcacaaaagggaggtatgaggataggcaggAACCGCCCCCCcctaaaaaaaccaaacaaacaagatagcatttgatgtcctcaatgcaaaggaactaatgcagaaactttaaagtgacagaggccaataggagaaggggatggggaactagagaaaaggttagttcgagaagaattaatttagaaggtaacacacatgtacagcaatgcaagtcaattctctgtatagctatccttatctcaactagcaaaaaccttggtccttcctattattgcttatactctacaacaaaattagagataagtgcaaaatagtttctgcctggtagcgagggggtagggggggtgagggagggggtggtgtggggagAAAACAGaggggggaagagaaaggggggagaaatgtcccaaacattgtatgcatatatgaataaaagaaatttaaaaaataaaataatgaaaaaaaaaggagaggtgtTTGGGCTGAAGGCAGTAAAAGGATTTGAGTGAGGGTCGTGGTGTGCTTGCTGTTTAATCTACTTCTGGATATCAAATCACTTTCTCAAGGTAAAAACTAAGTaatcatttgtgttttctcttttctgtttatttttcaactGAATGATCACAAAATAACTTCAGATGAGTGTTGTTCCACCACAGAAGAAAGTAAGTCCTGCATCTCCCAACCTAAACCATGTGTAGCGGGAAGCGAGCCCAGTTTTTATGGCAAGGTACAAAGGGAAAGCTGTCCCCCAGTGCAGAAGCCCAAGGCTTCAGTGGCGCCTACAGCTAATGGTGTTACGCTCCCCCATGAACAACCTCTGGCAAGGGATGTTGCTCCTGAAAAGGATGCCACAGGACCCACAGAGAAGACTCAGCCTCCAGAGGGACAGGAGGAGCCTGAGCCACATCAGCCATCTGGCACAGATGATACCCTaggagcagaagaaaagaaagatggggaACCAGCCACAGAGGCTCAGCCTGAAAAGGGGAACCCTGAGTTGGAACCTTTAGGAACAGAAGCCAAAGGTCAGGCTTCGAGGAGAGCAGGACAAAGGGACTCCCCTGGAGCAGAACATCCTGAGGATCCACAAATGGCTGGAGTCATGAAGCTAGGAGCAGCTGAGAATATTCCACCTCTGGAAACAGTGAGAGAGCTACAACCTCAGGAAGCaacaggaaaagaggaacagTCCCAGCTTCTGGAAGTAATTCCCGAAGAGAACAGATCTCCAGAAATACTGGAAGGAAGTCAGTTTGTAGAAAAAGGTGAAGTGCAGAAACTTCAAGAAACTTTGGGAAAAGATGAGCAGTCCCAACTTCTAGATACAATTTCCAGAGAGAACAAGTCTCCAGAAGTATCAGACAGAAGTCAATTTGTGCAAACACCTGTCATGAATGATCCACTCCATAAAACTCCAGAAGGTTCTGGAAGCATGGAGCAGATTCAACCTGAAGTTGGAAGCAGTGAGCATCCAGCAGGAATTGCAGAGACAGTGGCAAATGTGGAAATCACCAGAAAAATTGAAGGTGAAAGTTAGGCTGTCTAAGATTCAGGTTGTTTAGATGAGTTCCACAGGAGGCCATCTCTG
Protein-coding regions in this window:
- the Erich5 gene encoding glutamate-rich protein 5, yielding MIQPNPPSSCSPSALSPPGRSDLVSCSLLLPFPAALWLCPHGSFHLRVLAVLQVLAVLQVLQVRTCHPAPAARLRSEPAGAGLQLVKLRRLGERRSRDPGSETHATLPAMGCSSSALNKAGDSNRLRSGDECCSTTEESKSCISQPKPCVAGSEPSFYGKVQRESCPPVQKPKASVAPTANGVTLPHEQPLARDVAPEKDATGPTEKTQPPEGQEEPEPHQPSGTDDTLGAEEKKDGEPATEAQPEKGNPELEPLGTEAKGQASRRAGQRDSPGAEHPEDPQMAGVMKLGAAENIPPLETVRELQPQEATGKEEQSQLLEVIPEENRSPEILEGSQFVEKGEVQKLQETLGKDEQSQLLDTISRENKSPEVSDRSQFVQTPVMNDPLHKTPEGSGSMEQIQPEVGSSEHPAGIAETVANVEITRKIEGETGGKVKTEMENEKVSGQAETKEEEIEAVDLSAAT